In Fusibacter sp. A1, the sequence TATGTTTGTCTTCACCAAACCACGCTACTTGGTAGCCAAATGCTTCACTAATAGCCCTTAAAGGCACCATGACATGCTCACCCTCTGTGTAAAAACCCGCATCAATTCTTGCGCCGTTTACAAGTAACTCTTGAGCAGAAATTGCTTCTGCTGAAATCAATACAGGTGTTGCTGTTGGTGTAGCAAAACTCGTAGCAGAACCTACCACCATCACTACCATTAATAATAATGCAATACTTTTCTTTTTCATTTTAATTTAGCCTCCTAATTTGTTTGTTGATACTCTTTTGACGCCTCAAAAAATGAAAAGTTCCCATATAAATAAATTTATTTAGGAACTAAAGTGTTTTTTTCTTTTAAGCCACTTGGTCATACCACATGCCACAGTATGACACACAATCACCATTTGGTGCTTCTAAAGCTATCCTCAAGTCCAAATCAACGTTGAGTCTTATTTATGCATACTTTATTCGATTGTCTCTTTTACATATTTTGACCAATCCAACGTGTTATCAATCATTGATGCGGTGACTCCTTTTAACTCCCTATCAAAGAACCTTAACGCCATACTCCTTTGTAAGTCAATTATTGACTCTTTAGATAGGTCGCCTGTTAGCTTCATGGCTCTAGTAAGTGGAGAATACATATAAGACATTGAAAAATCATAATGTGTCGTTCCCATAATTTGATAGAGTTTTACCTTACCTTGACTACTGCTTATGAGTTTGAGTAAGTGGTCGTTGTTTAAGCCCGCTTCCCAGTCACCACTTCTAAGAAACACAGCTGGAATATCTAATCCCTTTTCAACTAAGGCTTCATCAAGGGGCTCAACCCAGGCATCCATTCCAAATAGAGCTTTAATTCTGTTATCACTAATAGCAGCAAGTACATCTCCACCACCACCTGTTGAGTGACCTAAAAGGCCAACTTGGTCAAAATTAATTTTTCCCTTGAACAGTGAATCAACTTGTCCTTTATTCATAAATTCTAATTCATTGAGTGCAAGGGTCACATCACCCGCATAAGTTGTAACAAGCTTACTTGCATAGTCGAGAAAATCCGATGTAAGATGACGATTGGGTAAAGCTGAAGGATTTTTATACACAAGATTACCATCATCAAATAATACACCAATCGAGCCATAGGTATGGTCAATTGATACTACAATATAGCCATGACTAGCTAGTTCTTCTGCAAGATCTGTGTGAAGGTTCCTAAAGCCTGACCAACCATGAGAAATGACTACAAGAGGATAGTTTTGTTTATGACGACTCACGTTTACATTTTCATAACTATTTGATTCGATTAGAGCCGTATGGTCAAACATTAAGTATGGTAAATTCCAATCCTTCGAAAGGCCTCTCATAATGGGGACGCCTTCACGTATCCATTTGACTCTATTTCCACCGGTAATATCATCTGACGGGTACCAAATCTGTAACCTGATTTTTCTATTAGCCTCTTCTTCAGAGTAGATTTCTAGTCGTTCATCATCACTCACATCCATTGAAACTGTTCCAACCCTATAATCTCCCGTAGGGAGTGGCAGTTCTAAAACGGGCAGTATGACCATTAGAATGGCAGACAGCAATACCAAAATGATTAATAGACTATGAAACCAAGTCTTCCTTAATCTATTTGCTGTTTCATTCTTTGAATTTACAAGAAATACTGTGAGTCCCCCTACTAAATAAAGAGGTGCGAGTTGCCATCTTACGCCTTCAAATGTAATCTGAAGAATAAAACTAAGTAAAATTCCAACATTAATGACTCCCATTATTCTCTTGCTAGGATTAGGCAATTTTATAAGTGATATGACACTGAGTAGTGTCATTATTAACATTACTATTTCTAAAGGTCTCATAGATTCTCCCCCCATGATTTATCATTGTAAAAGTCATTATTTTACTTAGACCTCTTT encodes:
- a CDS encoding stalk domain-containing protein — its product is MKKKSIALLLMVVMVVGSATSFATPTATPVLISAEAISAQELLVNGARIDAGFYTEGEHVMVPLRAISEAFGYQVAWFGEDKHIELTKGPRFVYVKTSENYYANGKMAPMTLEVNSTQFSRQNTGSF